A single Microbacterium protaetiae DNA region contains:
- a CDS encoding response regulator transcription factor, protein MTRVALIDDHESVRLGLEAACARVDDMDIVFSGSSVTEYLDWRALSGSAPADVVVLDLTLGDGTTVTENVRTLVVDGSSVIIHSVADRPAAVREALAAGAVGIVSKSSPIDEVLAAVVAVASGEPLNNVEWASAVDGDRAFADAQLSTREREVLRLYATGLPLKIVADRLGIAYSTAKENITRVRVKYVDVGRPAPTKVDLLRRAVEDGILTPIDDAGDS, encoded by the coding sequence ATGACGCGCGTGGCTCTTATCGACGACCATGAGTCGGTGCGCCTGGGCCTGGAAGCCGCCTGTGCCCGGGTCGACGACATGGACATCGTGTTCTCGGGAAGCTCGGTGACCGAGTACCTCGACTGGCGTGCGCTGTCGGGTTCGGCGCCGGCCGATGTTGTCGTGCTCGATCTGACGCTCGGCGACGGCACCACGGTGACCGAGAACGTGCGCACTCTGGTCGTCGACGGGTCGAGCGTGATCATCCACAGCGTCGCCGACCGCCCCGCTGCGGTGCGCGAGGCGCTGGCCGCGGGCGCGGTCGGCATCGTCAGCAAATCGTCGCCGATCGACGAGGTGCTCGCGGCGGTGGTCGCCGTTGCCAGCGGCGAGCCCCTGAACAACGTGGAATGGGCCAGCGCCGTCGACGGCGACCGGGCGTTCGCCGACGCCCAGCTGTCGACACGCGAACGCGAGGTGCTGCGTCTGTATGCCACAGGCCTGCCGCTGAAGATCGTCGCCGACCGCCTCGGCATCGCCTACTCGACGGCGAAGGAGAACATCACGCGGGTGCGCGTGAAGTACGTCGACGTGGGCCGGCCCGCACCCACCAAGGTGGATCTGCTGCGCCGGGCGGTTGAGGACGGCATCCTCACCCCCATCGACGATGCCGGTGACAGCTGA